The Streptomyces uncialis genomic interval GGAAGCTGTCGTCCGCGCGGGGCGGCCGTCCCGCCGACCTCGCCCGGGAGCTGGGTATGCCCCCTTGGAAGATCGACCGGGTGCGTCAGCAGATGCGCGGCTGGACCCCGGACGGGGTGTCGGTCGCGCTGCGCGCGGTCGCGGAGGCCGACGCGGGGGTCAAGGGCGGCGGTGACGATCCGGAGTACGCGCTGGAGAAGGCGGTCGTCACGATCGCCCGCGCGGCCCGTTCGCGACGAGGCTGAGGCCCGTTCGACGTGACGTGACGTGACGTGACGTGACGTGACGGTGTGGGTGTCCCGCACCCGGCTCCCCGTACCGGCCCCATACCCAGAGCCCCCGGTACCCCAGAGCGCCCCGTAGTCACGGCCCCGTACCCGTACGACTCAGTATCTGCGGCTCCCGTACCCGCAGGCGCGGCCCCAGGTCCCCGTACGCATACGGACGGCTCCCGTACGCATGCGGAACGTAAGCGTACGTAACGTGCAGATGTGAAAACGCCGAGGACCCCGGGTCCGGCGCCTGGGGAAGGCGGCGGACGCGGGGTCCTCGGTTCACGATGCTGAGCCCGTACCCGCGTGGCGAACGCAGGCCGCGTACAGGCTCGGGGTGCCGGACGGGAGCGGAGAGAGAGGGCCCGCTGGGTCCCTTCCGGCGGTCAAGTCGGTGCGGACGGGTCCGTCGGTCCCGGCCCTGGGGGCCGGGCGGTCCGTGCCGCTGCCGGGTCCGTGGGGCGGGGCCCCACGCCCTCGGCTCAGCCCTTGAGGGAGGCGACCTGCGAAGCCAGGGCCGACTTCTTGTTGGCGGCCTGGTTCTTGTGGATGACGCCCTTCGAGACGGCCTTGTCCAGCTTGCGCGAAGCCTCGCGGTTCGCGGCGGTGGCCTTCTCGACGTCGCCGGCGGCGACGGCCTCACGGGTACGGCGGATCGCGGTCTTCAGGGAAGACTTGACGGCCTTGTTGCGCAGCCGCGCCTTCTCGTTGGTCTTGATCCGCTTGATCTGGGACTTGATGTTCGCCACGAATGAGCCTTCTCAGGTTCAGAGGCGCGCACGGACCTCGGTCCGTACCCGCCGATGATTTGAATCTTCGGGTGGCGCCACGGGCCAGGACCGGAGAACCGGCCGGACCGGGGTGCCGAGCGGACACCGGGACCCGGTGCGCCGCGCGTGTCCCCGCTGAGAGGGGCAGGAGACACAATGACCTAGGTTATCAGCCGTGCTCCCGGCGGCCCAAACCGGTCGCAGTGCCGCGCCCATGGGACGATGGAGGCTACGTAACGATCCGCGCCGAGGCGTGAGAAGCCTCAAGAGACAGGACCCTGCGTGCCCGCGACCACTCCCCATGTGCCTGAGCCGAGCCGTACCCCGCCGGCTCTGCTCCGTAATTTCTGCATCATCGCGCACATCGACCACGGCAAGTCCACGTTGGCCGACCGTATGCTCCAGCTCACCGGAGTGGTCGAGCAGCGGCAGATGCGCGCCCAGTACCTCGACCGCATGGACATCGAGCGTGAACGCGGCATCACGATCAAGTCCCAGGCGGTGCGGCTGCCCTGGGCCCCCACCGGTGGGCCCGACGTGGCCGACACCCACATCCTCAACATGATCGACACCCCGGGGCACGTGGACTTCACGTACGAGGTGTCGCGGTCGCTGGCCGCGTGCGAGGGGACCGTCCTGCTCGTTGACGCCGCGCAGGGCATCGAGGCGCAGACCCTCGCCAACCTGTACCTGGCGATGGAGAACGAACTCACGATCATCCCCGTCCTCAACAAGATCGACCTGCCCGCCGCGCAGCCGGAGAAGTTCGCCGAGGAGCTGGCGAACCTGGTCGGCTGCCAGCCGGAGGACGTGCTGAGGGTCTCCGCGAAGACGGGACTCGGCGTGGACGCGCTGCTGAACCGCGTCGTCGCGGAGGTCCCGCCGCCCGTGGGGGTCGCCGACGCGCCCGCCCGCGCCATGATCTTCGACTCGGTGTACGACTCGTACCGCGGTGTCGTCACCTATGTCCGGGTCATCGACGGTCAGCTCAGCAAGCGTGAGCGGATCAGGATGATGTCGACGGGCGCCACCCACGAGCTGCTGGAGATCGGGGTCACCTCGCCCGAGATGCTGGCCTCCGACGGGCTCGGCGTGGGCGAGGTCGGCTATCTGATCACCGGGGTGAAGGACGTCCGGCAGTCCAAGGTCGGTGACACCATCACCAGCCTGCACAAGGGCGCGACCGTGGCCCTGGGCGGCTACAAGGACCCCAAGCCGATGGTCTTCTCGGGGCTCTACCCGATGGACGGCTCCGACTACCCCGATCTGCGCGAGGCGCTCGACAAGCTCCAGCTCAACGACGCCGCGCTGGTCTACGAGCCGGAGACCTCCGCCGCGCTCGGCTTCGGCTTCCGCGTCGGCTTCCTGGGGCTGCTGCACCTCGACGTGATCCGGGAGCGGCTGGAGCGCGAGTTCGGCCTCGACCTGATCGCGACCGCGCCGAACGTGGTCTACCGCGTGATCATGGAGGACGGCGTCGAGCACGTCGTCACCAACCCGAGCGAGTTCCCCGAGGGGAAGATCGCGGAGGTGTACGAGCCGATGGTCCGCGCGACGATCCTCGCGCCCAGCGAGTTCATCGGGTCGATCATGGAGCTGTGCCAGGCGCGGCGCGGGACCATGCTCGGGATGGACTACCTCTCCGAGGACCGCGTGGAGATCCGTTACACGCTGCCGCTCGCGGAGATCGTCTTCGACTTCTTCGACCAGCTCAAGTCCAAGACCCGTGGTTACGCCTCGCTGGACTACGAGACCACCGGCGAGCAGAGCGCCCATCTCGTCAAGGTCGACATCCTGCTGCACGGCGACAAGGTCGACGCGTTCTCCGCGATCACGCACCGGGACGCCGCGTACGCGTACGGGGTCCGGCTCGTCGCGAAGCTGCGGGAACTGATCCCGCGGCAGAGCTTCGAGGTGCCCGTCCAGGCCGCGATCGGGTCCCGGGTGATCGCCCGGGAGACCATCCGCGCCATCCGCAAGGACGTGCTCGCCAAGTGCTACGGCGGTGACATCTCCCGTAAGCGGAAGCTGCTGGAGAAGCAGAAGGAGGGGAAGAAGCGGATGAAGATGGTCGGGTCCGTGGAGGTCCCCCAGGACGCGTTCATCGCCGTGCTGTCGAGCGACGACAGCGGTCAGAGCGGCGGCAAGCCGAAGAAGTGACGCAGCGGAGCGGGCCCCGAGGGGGTCCGTGACGGTCGTCGGGCTCGGGGACCGGTTGGGGGGACATCCCTCCGCCGGTCCCCGAGGCCGTTCCGCCGGACCGTTTCCCCGGACGTTTCCCCGGCCGTTCCGGGGCGGCGATTCTCCCCCGCCCGGCGCGCCCGGTCCCGGCACGGACCGTGGAAGTGACAGCTCACGGGCCGCGGGGTGACAGCTCGGGGGCCGCGGAAGTGACAGGCCGCGGGCCGCGGAGTGAAAGCTCACGGACCGCGGGCGTGGCAGGACAGGGCCCGTGGAAGTGACAGCTCACGGACTCTTACGCGGCGGGCGACCTCGCTCTACTCTGATCACTGCCCGGTAGTTACTGGTGAGTTAAACAACAAGCCGAAACCAAGCAGCCGCACGCAGTCGGACGCACGCACTGTCGCGGGCCCGGAGGATGTCGTGAGCGACACACAGACCCTGATCGAGAACCGGCCGCCCTCGGTGGCGAATCTGTTCCTGGAGCGCGTCGTCAAGACACCGGACGCCGAGGCGTACCGGTATCCCGTACCGGCCGCGTCCGGCACGGGACCCGATGAGTGGAAGTCCCTGACCTGGGGTGGGACCGCCGAGCGGGTGTTCGCCATCGCCGCCGGACTGGTCGATCTCGGGCTCCGGGCCGAGGACCGTGTCGCGCTGATGTCCGCCACCCGGGTCGAGTGGATCCTCACGGACCTGGCGATCCTGTGCGCGGGCGCCGCCACGACCACCGTCTATCCGCAGACCAACGCCGAGGAAGCCGCGTTCATCGTCGCGGACTCCGCGAGCAAGGTCCTCATCGCGGAGAACGCCGAACAGCTCGCCAAGGCCCGAACCCAGCGCGCCGCGCTGCCCGAGCTGGACCATGTCGTCCTCATCGACGCCGCCGGCCACCAGGCCGACCCCGGTGACCCGGAGGGCTGGATCCTCACCCTCGCCGAGCTGGAGGCCCGGGGCGCCGCCCTGCTGGAACGCGAGCCCGGTGTGGTCAAGGACCGGGTCGCCGCGATCACCGCCGACCAGCTCGCCACCCTCATCTACACCTCCGGCACCACCGGCCGCCCCAAGGGCGTACGGCTGCCGCACGACAACTGGTCGTACATGGCCAAGGCGATCGCGGCGACGGGTCTGATCGGCGCCGACGACGTGCAGTACCTGTGGCTGCCGCTCGCCCATGTCTTCGGCAAGGTGCTCACCTCCGGACAGATCGAGCTCGGGCACGTCACCGCCGTCGACGGCCGTATCGACAAGATCATCGAGAATCTGCCGGTGGTGCAGCCGACCTACATGGCGGCCGTACCCCGCATCTTCGAGAAGGTCTACAACGGCGTCGCCGCCAAGGCCCGCGCGGGCGGACCCGCCAAGTACAAGATCTTCCAGTGGGCCGCCGGGGTCTCCCGCGAGTACGCGCGGACCAGCCAGGACAGCTTCCGCCGCACCGGCCGCGCCGATGTCCCGTTCGGGCTGCGCTCCAAGCACAAGGTGGCCGACGCCCTCGTCTACAGCAAGCTCCGCGACGCGTTCGGCGGACGGCTGCGGGCCTGTATCTCCGGCTCTGCGGCCCTCTCCCCGGAGATCGGGTTCTTCTTCGCCGGGGCCGGGGTGCACATCCTGGAGGGCTATGGCCTCACCGAGTCGTCGGCGGCGTCGTTCGTCAACCCGGGCGAGGCGTACCGCACGGGCACGGTCGGCAAACCGCTGCCCGGTACCGAGGTGCGGATCGCCGAGGACGGCGAGGTGATGCTGCGCGGCCCCGGCATCATGCAGGGCTACCACGGACTGCCCGAGAAGACCGCCGAGGTGCTGGAGAGCGACGGCTGGCTGCACACCGGGGACATCGGGGAACTCTCCGAGGACGGCTATCTGCGGATCACCGACCGCAAGAAGGACCTCATCAAGACCTCGGGCGGCAAGTACGTCGCCCCGGCGGAGGTCGAGGGACTGTTCAAGGCGGTCTGCCCGTACGTCTCCAACATCGTCGTCCACGGCGCCGACCGGAACTTCTGCACCGCGCTGATCGCCCTGGACGAGCCCGCGATCCTCGGCTGGGCCGCGGAGAACGGCCTGGAGGGCAAGTCGTACGGCGAGGTGCTCGCCGCGCCGGAGACGAACGCGCTCGTCCAGGGCTATGTCACGGAGCTGAACCAGGGGCTCCAGCGCTGGCAGACCGTGAAGAAGTTCCGGCTCCTGCCGCGCGACCTCGATGTCGAGCACGGCGACCTCACCCCGAGCCTCAAGCTCAAGCGGCCGGCCGTGGAACGTGAGTTCAAGCACCTTCTCGACGAGATGTACACAGGGGCCAGGGAGGCCTGAGCGGACGCCGCGGCACCGGGCCCATGGGTCCGGGTACGCCGTTCTCCGTACCGGACCGGCCCGGTACGGAGCGGGTGTTCTCAGTCGCACGGCCAGTACACGTCCCCTGATCGGGACGGGGCACTTCGGTCACCCGGCGCGTACGGGTGCGCTCGGTCTGTCACTCTGTCCGTGTCGCCCGAGGCGTATTCGCCCGAAGTTCCCAGCAGTTGAGGAGTGGGGTCCGTTCCGATGCGACGGGAGAACACGGTCCGTGCCGGAGTACGCCGTGGCCGGGGGCGCCCACGGGCGCGCGTGGCGCGCACATCGCTGCCCGGGAACTCCGCGGCGCCCTCGGCCGCGCGGGTGTTCGCCCGCAGCGTCCTCGGGGAGTGGTCGCGCGGCGGCACGCCGGGCGCGCCGTCCGGCCGGGTACGGATACCCGAGCGGCTGATGCAGGACGCGACCCTCCTGGTCAGCGAACTGGTCACCAACGCCGTCGTCCACGCGGGCACGGACGTGGGACTGCTCTGCCGCTGGGAGGAACGGTCCGCCGACACGGAGGACGAGGGCGGGGACGGGGACGAGGGCGAGGGCGAAGGCGAGGAAGCGGACGAGGTCGGGGGCGGGGACGGTACCGAGGGCTCCGGGGGCTCCGGCGGCTCCGAGGGTTCTGACGGCTCCGCGGCGGACTCCGATGACATCGATGGCGCGGCGCACGGGCACGACGGGGACGCCGGCGGGCACGACCCCGGCGCACTGGTCATCGAGGTGTCCGACCAGCACCCCGCGCGCCCCATCAACGGCGCCCCCGCCGCCCGCAGCAGCGACGCCCCCGAGTACGGCCGGGGGCTGCAACTGGTCGCGCGGCTCGCCACCGCCTGGGGTGTCACCTACCGCTCCGGTACCAAGACCGTCTGGGCGCGGCTCCCCGCCCACCGCCCCGACCACCCCGCCGCCGGACCGGACGCCCGGCCCGACGAGGCGATGCCGGGGTACGAGGCCGTCGCCGGGTACGGCGTGATGGCGGGCTCCGAGCCCGGCGGGCCGCGCCCCACCGGACCCGGCTGGCCCGAACCGGGCGACGACACCGGGGGAGCGGCACCCGGGCACACCCCCGGACCGGCCGGACCGCTGCCCTCCGGCCCGGCGCCCGCCCTCCCGTCCCGTGTCCCCGACGGCACCGCCGCGTGCGCCCGGAGCGGCGAGGAGGGCAGCTGCGCGGAGGACGGTTCGTGCGGTCAGGGCGGCCAGGACTGGGTCAACCGGGGCGCGCTGTCCTTCCTCGCGGAAGCCTCCGAACTGCTCGCCGGACAGCTCGACGAGGACCTGGTCGCCGCCCTGGCCGGGCAGCTCCTCGTACCCCGGCTCGCGGAGTGGTGCGCGGTCTGGCTCAGCGACGAGGCCGACCGCTCCGGCTCCGACCCCGGCGCGGGTGCCACGACCGGCGGCGGCCCCCGGCTGGCCCGGGTGTGGCACGGCAGCGAGAACCGGATGGAGGAGCTGCGCCGCGTCCTGGAGAAGGAACCGCCTGTCCTCGGCGGGGACCCGGCCCGGTCCGGTCCGCTGCCCGTCCCCTGGCCCGGCGCGTCGTTCGGGGAGGCCGAGCCGACCGGCGCGGCCGTGGCGTTCCGGCTGGTCGCGGGCGGCCGTCCGCTGGGCGCCCTGCTGATCGGCCGGTCCGGGGCGACCCGGTTCCCCGACGAGGTGACCGGGCTGGTCGAGGACTTCTGCCGCCGGGTCGCGCTCGCGATCGGCGCGGCCCGTCAGTACGCCCGGCAGGCCACCATCAGCCGGGTCCTCCAGCGGGGGCTGCTGCCCAGCGCCGTCGCCGAGATCCCGGGCATGCGCAGCGCCCTCGTCTACGAGCCCCGGGAGCGGGGCGGCCCCGGCGGCGACTTCTACGACGTGTTCCCCGCCGGGGACGGCCGCTGGTGCTTCGCCCTCGGCGACGTCCAGGGCAAGGGCCCCGAGGCGGCCGTCGTCATCGGGCTGGCCCGGCCCTGGCTGCGGCTGCTCGCCCGCGAGGGGTACGCCGTCGGCGCGGTGCTGGACCGGCTCAACCAGCTGCTGCTCGACGACGCGACGGAGGCGGCGGACGCGGGGGCGCGGGCCCTCGCGGGTACGGGCGGCATCGGGATGCCGCCCGAGGGTTTCATGCCGCGGTTCCTGTCCGCGCTGTACGGGGAGCTCGTGCCCACCCCGCACGGTGTGCGGTGCACCCTCGCGTCGGCCGGACACCCGCTGCCGCTGGTGCTGCGGCCCGACGGGGAGGTGTCGGTGGTGTCCGGGCCCCAGGTGCTGCTCGGGGTGGTCGAGGACGCGACGTACTGGGCCGAGTCCTTCGATCTCGCGCCCGGCGACACGCTGCTCTGCGTCACGGACGGGGTCACGGAGCGGAGGTCCGGGCGGCGGCAGTTCGATGACGGTGAGGGGCTCGCCGTGGCGCTGTCCCACTGCGTGGGGCTTTCGGCGGAGGCGGTGGCGGAGCGGATCCGGGCGGAGGTCCACGGGTTCGCGGTCGAGCCGCCTGAGGACGACCTGGCGATCCTGGTCCTCCAGGCGACGTAGCCGTGCGGCCCGCCCCGGGTTTTCTGCGCGGGTCGCCTTAGCTTGCGCTTCCCAGGTCTGTCCGGCGGGGCGCACTTCGTTCCTGTGCCGTCGTTCGTGGGTTTTGCGCAGTTCCCCGCGCCCCTATCGGGGCGCCATCTGCCGGTCCTTCGGGTCGGGGCCGGTCGGGATTCTCCGTCCTCGATCCGACGCGCTCGGTACGACGTCCAGCGGAGCTACTGAAGAGCATCGGAGTCTGCGGGCAGAGATTCCCGCCCACCCCCTTCGGTAGTCGGGCGGGTGCGCGGGGAGGAGGGTGAAAGACAACCTCAGGAGGCTGAGGCGCCCCAAAGGGGCGCGGGGAACTGCGCAAAGACGAGGGCGACCCGCACCCGAGGTACAACGGATCGGGGCAGCATCCAGGGGCGCGGGGAACCGCGCGGGCCGCCGGGTGCCCGTATCGACGTGAGAACGCTCACCTGGGGTGGTCCGGAGGGGCGGGGGGAGGTGGGCCCGGGGGGACAATGGGGGTATGCCTTCCGTACTCCCCGAGGGGGAACCCGTGCCCGAGAGCGGCGTGCTGCCCCCCGCCGCGCTCGAAGGCGCGGACACCCGGCCCCTCGGGTTCTACCTCCACGTCCCCTACTGCGCGACCCGCTGCGGTTACTGCGACTTCAACACGTACACCGCCACCGAACTGCGCGGCACGGGCGGCGTCCTCGCGTCCCGTGACAACTACGCGGCGACCCTTGTCGACGAGGTCCGCCTCGCCCGCAAGGTGC includes:
- the rpsT gene encoding 30S ribosomal protein S20, with the protein product MANIKSQIKRIKTNEKARLRNKAVKSSLKTAIRRTREAVAAGDVEKATAANREASRKLDKAVSKGVIHKNQAANKKSALASQVASLKG
- a CDS encoding AMP-dependent synthetase/ligase, coding for MSDTQTLIENRPPSVANLFLERVVKTPDAEAYRYPVPAASGTGPDEWKSLTWGGTAERVFAIAAGLVDLGLRAEDRVALMSATRVEWILTDLAILCAGAATTTVYPQTNAEEAAFIVADSASKVLIAENAEQLAKARTQRAALPELDHVVLIDAAGHQADPGDPEGWILTLAELEARGAALLEREPGVVKDRVAAITADQLATLIYTSGTTGRPKGVRLPHDNWSYMAKAIAATGLIGADDVQYLWLPLAHVFGKVLTSGQIELGHVTAVDGRIDKIIENLPVVQPTYMAAVPRIFEKVYNGVAAKARAGGPAKYKIFQWAAGVSREYARTSQDSFRRTGRADVPFGLRSKHKVADALVYSKLRDAFGGRLRACISGSAALSPEIGFFFAGAGVHILEGYGLTESSAASFVNPGEAYRTGTVGKPLPGTEVRIAEDGEVMLRGPGIMQGYHGLPEKTAEVLESDGWLHTGDIGELSEDGYLRITDRKKDLIKTSGGKYVAPAEVEGLFKAVCPYVSNIVVHGADRNFCTALIALDEPAILGWAAENGLEGKSYGEVLAAPETNALVQGYVTELNQGLQRWQTVKKFRLLPRDLDVEHGDLTPSLKLKRPAVEREFKHLLDEMYTGAREA
- the lepA gene encoding translation elongation factor 4, with translation MPATTPHVPEPSRTPPALLRNFCIIAHIDHGKSTLADRMLQLTGVVEQRQMRAQYLDRMDIERERGITIKSQAVRLPWAPTGGPDVADTHILNMIDTPGHVDFTYEVSRSLAACEGTVLLVDAAQGIEAQTLANLYLAMENELTIIPVLNKIDLPAAQPEKFAEELANLVGCQPEDVLRVSAKTGLGVDALLNRVVAEVPPPVGVADAPARAMIFDSVYDSYRGVVTYVRVIDGQLSKRERIRMMSTGATHELLEIGVTSPEMLASDGLGVGEVGYLITGVKDVRQSKVGDTITSLHKGATVALGGYKDPKPMVFSGLYPMDGSDYPDLREALDKLQLNDAALVYEPETSAALGFGFRVGFLGLLHLDVIRERLEREFGLDLIATAPNVVYRVIMEDGVEHVVTNPSEFPEGKIAEVYEPMVRATILAPSEFIGSIMELCQARRGTMLGMDYLSEDRVEIRYTLPLAEIVFDFFDQLKSKTRGYASLDYETTGEQSAHLVKVDILLHGDKVDAFSAITHRDAAYAYGVRLVAKLRELIPRQSFEVPVQAAIGSRVIARETIRAIRKDVLAKCYGGDISRKRKLLEKQKEGKKRMKMVGSVEVPQDAFIAVLSSDDSGQSGGKPKK
- a CDS encoding SpoIIE family protein phosphatase, with the protein product MARTSLPGNSAAPSAARVFARSVLGEWSRGGTPGAPSGRVRIPERLMQDATLLVSELVTNAVVHAGTDVGLLCRWEERSADTEDEGGDGDEGEGEGEEADEVGGGDGTEGSGGSGGSEGSDGSAADSDDIDGAAHGHDGDAGGHDPGALVIEVSDQHPARPINGAPAARSSDAPEYGRGLQLVARLATAWGVTYRSGTKTVWARLPAHRPDHPAAGPDARPDEAMPGYEAVAGYGVMAGSEPGGPRPTGPGWPEPGDDTGGAAPGHTPGPAGPLPSGPAPALPSRVPDGTAACARSGEEGSCAEDGSCGQGGQDWVNRGALSFLAEASELLAGQLDEDLVAALAGQLLVPRLAEWCAVWLSDEADRSGSDPGAGATTGGGPRLARVWHGSENRMEELRRVLEKEPPVLGGDPARSGPLPVPWPGASFGEAEPTGAAVAFRLVAGGRPLGALLIGRSGATRFPDEVTGLVEDFCRRVALAIGAARQYARQATISRVLQRGLLPSAVAEIPGMRSALVYEPRERGGPGGDFYDVFPAGDGRWCFALGDVQGKGPEAAVVIGLARPWLRLLAREGYAVGAVLDRLNQLLLDDATEAADAGARALAGTGGIGMPPEGFMPRFLSALYGELVPTPHGVRCTLASAGHPLPLVLRPDGEVSVVSGPQVLLGVVEDATYWAESFDLAPGDTLLCVTDGVTERRSGRRQFDDGEGLAVALSHCVGLSAEAVAERIRAEVHGFAVEPPEDDLAILVLQAT